From bacterium, a single genomic window includes:
- a CDS encoding M20 family metallopeptidase, with the protein MSIARSKTAVVTYIDQEADSLWELSRELHQNPEISLEEHFASRRLSAFLRERGFRVQKGIAGLPTAFLAQRSGSKPGKSRVSFLAEYDALPKIGHACGHNIIAAASVGAAAALAKTLPPKEGGIAVFGTPGEEKGGGKVIMSRKGIFRGVDAALMIHPAAETRAEVNFLALAEIYIHFEGKASHAAAAPEAGISALEATLATFQSIAAMRPGLPPGDSVYGVITEGGEVPNIIPDKSASWFYVRSATRKGLEALLKKVKNCAQAAAKTTGARLRFVKSPITYEPLRMNSRLAALFRENLAALGEREADPLPPLAMGSSDVGNVSQKVPTIHPQIRMVPEDVFPHTPAFARAAGGKEGRRTLLLGAKALAMTALDLLLDEKAREEVWKEFRARARAAAPRRRRAP; encoded by the coding sequence GTGAGCATCGCACGCTCCAAAACCGCTGTGGTCACCTACATTGATCAGGAAGCGGATTCGCTGTGGGAACTCTCCCGGGAGCTTCATCAGAACCCCGAAATCAGTCTCGAGGAACATTTTGCAAGCCGCAGGCTCTCTGCCTTCCTGCGGGAGCGGGGCTTCCGCGTTCAAAAGGGAATCGCGGGCTTGCCGACCGCATTCCTGGCTCAAAGATCAGGCTCAAAACCCGGAAAAAGCCGCGTTTCCTTTCTCGCGGAATATGACGCCCTCCCAAAAATCGGGCACGCCTGCGGCCACAACATCATCGCGGCGGCGAGCGTCGGCGCGGCCGCGGCCCTCGCGAAAACACTCCCACCCAAGGAAGGGGGAATCGCCGTCTTCGGAACTCCGGGGGAGGAGAAAGGGGGCGGGAAAGTCATCATGTCCCGGAAAGGCATCTTCCGGGGCGTGGACGCCGCCCTGATGATCCACCCCGCAGCCGAAACGCGGGCCGAGGTCAACTTTCTCGCCCTCGCCGAGATTTACATCCATTTTGAAGGAAAAGCCTCTCACGCCGCCGCCGCTCCCGAGGCGGGCATCAGCGCGCTCGAGGCGACCCTCGCCACCTTTCAGTCCATCGCCGCGATGCGCCCCGGCCTTCCACCGGGCGATTCCGTGTACGGCGTCATCACAGAGGGCGGTGAGGTGCCCAACATCATCCCGGACAAATCCGCCTCGTGGTTCTATGTGCGAAGCGCCACCCGCAAGGGGTTGGAGGCCCTCCTCAAGAAGGTGAAAAACTGCGCCCAGGCCGCCGCGAAAACAACCGGCGCGCGGCTCCGCTTTGTGAAAAGCCCGATCACCTACGAGCCCTTGCGGATGAACTCCCGGCTGGCGGCTCTCTTTCGAGAGAATCTCGCTGCCCTCGGGGAGCGGGAAGCCGACCCGCTTCCGCCGCTGGCGATGGGCTCCTCCGACGTGGGAAACGTCAGCCAGAAGGTGCCGACCATTCATCCCCAAATCAGAATGGTTCCCGAAGATGTGTTCCCCCACACCCCGGCCTTCGCCCGGGCCGCCGGCGGCAAAGAGGGAAGACGCACGCTCCTGCTCGGCGCCAAGGCGCTCGCCATGACCGCCCTGGACCTGCTCCTCGATGAAAAAGCACGCGAGGAGGTGTGGAAAGAATTCCGCGCCCGGGCGCGAGCGGCTGCGCCGCGCCGGAGGCGAGCGCCATGA
- a CDS encoding TonB family protein, whose amino-acid sequence MKDNAREFPPASDGNRRRSRVNGIFQNKRFRIAWASSFALHALLFVWVTLAPSKPRYRYFGSGTAVSLVGADEIPGGSTRGKSGDRPQRRPPDAKPKQIRKTRQTASAKKTDAQALRKAKKPPPKVLSEREKRLLRQKSWRERYAKSLDSPKKETRVAKAEPAKPSPPARYGYPGQGGGDGQGGGSLGAGGGGVARTELERYYGLLAERVRSNWAIPLSLEKVENYRTTVTVDVSRDGRIRALKLDSSSGNRAYDDAALRAVAKAASPSFPPPPNTIEDAWLLLGFRFCGRSFCK is encoded by the coding sequence ATGAAAGATAACGCCCGTGAATTCCCTCCCGCTTCCGACGGAAATCGCCGGAGAAGCCGGGTCAACGGAATTTTTCAGAACAAGCGCTTTCGCATTGCCTGGGCGTCTTCGTTTGCGCTTCATGCGCTGCTGTTTGTCTGGGTGACTTTGGCGCCCTCGAAGCCCAGATACCGTTATTTCGGAAGCGGCACGGCTGTCAGCCTCGTCGGTGCGGACGAGATCCCCGGAGGTTCCACGCGTGGGAAATCGGGAGATCGCCCCCAGCGCCGGCCCCCGGATGCGAAGCCAAAGCAGATCCGGAAGACGAGACAAACCGCTTCAGCGAAAAAGACAGACGCCCAGGCGCTCCGCAAGGCGAAAAAACCGCCCCCAAAAGTGCTCTCGGAGCGGGAGAAGCGCTTGCTCCGGCAAAAGAGCTGGCGGGAGCGATACGCCAAATCCCTGGATTCACCGAAGAAAGAAACCCGGGTGGCGAAAGCGGAACCGGCCAAGCCCTCTCCCCCGGCCCGCTATGGATATCCGGGGCAAGGGGGCGGCGACGGGCAGGGGGGCGGCAGCCTGGGAGCGGGCGGTGGCGGCGTTGCCCGTACCGAGCTTGAGCGCTACTACGGTCTTTTGGCCGAGCGGGTGCGGAGCAACTGGGCCATTCCGCTAAGTCTGGAAAAGGTGGAAAATTACCGGACGACGGTGACCGTTGACGTCAGCCGGGATGGACGCATCCGGGCTCTGAAGCTCGACAGCTCGAGCGGCAATCGCGCCTATGACGATGCGGCGCTGCGGGCAGTGGCCAAGGCGGCGAGTCCCTCGTTTCCACCTCCGCCGAACACGATAGAGGATGCCTGGCTGCTGCTGGGGTTTCGTTTCTGCGGCCGGAGCTTTTGCAAATAG
- the tolQ gene encoding protein TolQ, whose product MSLAFHSGGVVALVLLVLLFFSLTSWAIIIWKYIELRRARGGAESFQEIFWRAKRLDQLHEESAGFAGNPLFNVFSAGYREVDQILKARGGDEEESFSPRGNGIEGVERALKRAANEEIGKLERAMTFLATTASATPFIGLFGTVWGIMNSFREIGIQGTAGLAVVAPGISEALIATAVGLAAAIPAVIAYNHYQNQVKVISDEIENFSADFLNLVGRHFMRI is encoded by the coding sequence ATCTCCCTGGCTTTTCATTCCGGGGGGGTGGTCGCTCTCGTGTTGCTGGTGCTTCTTTTTTTCTCCCTGACCTCTTGGGCCATCATCATCTGGAAGTATATTGAATTGCGGCGAGCCAGGGGGGGGGCGGAAAGCTTCCAGGAAATTTTCTGGCGCGCCAAGCGGCTGGACCAGCTCCATGAAGAGTCGGCCGGCTTTGCGGGAAATCCCCTTTTCAACGTATTTTCCGCCGGCTACCGCGAGGTGGACCAGATATTAAAGGCCAGGGGCGGCGATGAGGAGGAATCTTTCTCCCCCCGTGGGAACGGCATCGAGGGCGTCGAGCGGGCGCTCAAGCGGGCGGCGAACGAGGAGATCGGAAAGCTGGAGCGGGCGATGACCTTTCTCGCCACCACGGCCAGCGCCACGCCGTTCATCGGTCTTTTCGGAACGGTTTGGGGCATCATGAACTCTTTTCGGGAAATCGGGATACAGGGGACGGCAGGTCTCGCCGTGGTGGCGCCCGGCATCAGCGAGGCCTTGATCGCGACCGCGGTGGGGCTTGCGGCGGCGATACCCGCCGTGATCGCCTACAACCATTACCAGAACCAGGTCAAGGTTATCTCAGATGAGATTGAAAATTTTTCTGCGGATTTCCTGAATCTGGTGGGCCGCCATTTCATGCGCATCTAG
- the tolR gene encoding protein TolR, with the protein MASNITRGSRLSDINVTPLVDVMLVLLIIFMVTAPLLQQAVHVDLPKVTAEGADPTEDAIIVTVDKGRKIYINDREIRASDLRTKLTAIFQGRQKKEVFLRADRDVPYGEVVKAMAAIRASGIKKLNMVTDPLEDSPRQKRRRTGRR; encoded by the coding sequence ATGGCATCGAATATCACCCGGGGCAGCCGTCTTTCGGACATCAACGTTACGCCGTTGGTGGATGTCATGCTCGTTCTTTTGATCATTTTCATGGTGACAGCCCCGCTCCTTCAGCAGGCCGTGCATGTTGATTTGCCCAAGGTGACGGCCGAAGGAGCCGACCCGACCGAAGATGCGATCATCGTCACCGTAGACAAGGGCCGGAAAATCTACATCAATGACAGGGAGATACGGGCTTCCGATCTGCGGACGAAACTCACGGCCATATTCCAGGGCCGGCAAAAAAAGGAAGTTTTCCTTCGGGCGGATCGCGATGTCCCCTACGGAGAAGTCGTCAAGGCGATGGCCGCGATTCGGGCTTCGGGGATCAAGAAACTCAATATGGTAACGGACCCGCTGGAAGATTCCCCCCGACAAAAGCGCCGCCGGACAGGCCGGCGCTGA